The proteins below are encoded in one region of Primulina huaijiensis isolate GDHJ02 unplaced genomic scaffold, ASM1229523v2 scaffold38229, whole genome shotgun sequence:
- the LOC140968863 gene encoding uncharacterized protein, producing MESPTPVSRYVHRNSKKRVFPGGSSSSVCKDVEVLEIVPPSNHTPKPKSSRKKEVICHEIIDVDVEEDRGDVMIIDPHVDVHGKGKEALPAFSIGLGGLAADGLASDIKSTNGALQSPDSMIIDDSSSNNFFGEEEWLENYCDDLLFDEHSMLESYFDHMDIPPGIEAPFPWLPSSPRNKNKVTSTGTSTNSSLQLKSDVAIVPSSLNSPLSSWPSPSRSKSTRQPKKLKLPYKSLEPGAVPKKSTVSISTSFLGSQSSISSLALKRGKEPLRSFGKSKRKTRASQVIYSGPLGQLSSGASYPPVIVNHASSSLNLKMPSSSPGMETYMPPWQDLRLNMLGPSIGPSGFLTEFVTWPQDSTNFKNGESPMVIQTTNVELRNIDEVLQNFEGFKKFDTVEDYSDHFYSKNASSGKQPPKNWAKRIQEEWKILEKDLPDTIFVRVYEARMDLLRAVIVGAEGTPYHDGLFFFDVFFPSSYPNVPPLVHYHSGGLRINPNLYNCGKVCLSLLNTWSGNHKEKWILGVSTMLQVLVSIQGLILNAKPYFNEPGYANTSGSPTGEKRSLEYNESTFIYSLQTMVYSMKRPPNHFEDFVIGHYCKYARDIMVSCKAYLDGAQVGCLVKGGVQDVDEGDKSCSQHFKNSLAGFIPTLVNTFSQIGAQDCQEFLSLSQKATGPATATRRPLQLMPLDDFVNLYKCSISAHAKSGCIIFLHLISSSMLAVAMNPSINMPFSSCFYKSLCFFLIGNLFVSSVVSSPPYTDHCSSIVPESRPTQQTYRIRLPQFRTTYYTGGERLIGEKPLNKSYDYVGKLLSIKLTSDSYETIAKNVYTVRGQLVIQSPYRYYNRYISNFSNDGSYYHRRRRYRSNVITFFLNGFWSESSRKLCMVGSASWKSINLDAVLKLSYNSLNPSMLTSVISGSLESTRSVKDSGYFEPISMFDFPYVPDYIFSLVSKELEGGYSGGFEGPKDQSLDLDSSRFCSSLLQGFFTFELELGRECDNAQTCSARGVVDGFSPQLVSLNPIQCSEEKRVIRYVVRFQNVSYTAFNENFDLNATLIGEGGWDDKKNQLLIVACRILDPVNHFGNGIGDCSLRLSFRYPSILTIRNHAKIAGKIWTNKTIYDAGYFRNINLTSIDGGYVAVSFSGLRYEYTELDKAKRLCRVEKVEKKKGNIYPDARSYNMRFDMSVENSNGKKFAWGYTVPLSIGNEVYQGDMGIALAPESALVADAVLEPISEPQKSRSGPLNMSFIVSITPFYSEYNNSRSQSQIQITAEGAYDSETGWLCMVGCRKFPSNVKKSDDNSIDCEIVVNFQFAPINNKNGGVISGIIRSTRTKTDPLYFEDMTMSSAAFYSTVAERSIWRMDLEITMVLISNTFLCILVGLQLFHVRRNPEVVSSISLVMLLILSLGYMIPLVLNFEALFFQNYNKQPFMLSSKGWLEANEVTLRVVIMVAFLLQIRLLQLVWTAKTSEGNEKGLWGAEKKAVFVSVLMYFFGGLLTLLLNWIKSKNQEMHFYVEYDQVYYSIWGYLRSYAGLILDGFLLPQILLSTFSGSSAKALSNPFYIGTSAVRLVPHAYDQYRAHNFPRTIVNGTYYYANPSADFYSTAWDVIIPCGVVALAVIVFLQQRHGGRWILPRRFRELELYEKVPVVNNEL from the exons AAAACGTGTGTTTCCGGGGGGAAGTTCGTCATCGGTGTGTAAGGATGTGGAGGTGTTGGAAATCGTGCCGCCCTCCAATCATACGCCTAAACCTAAGTCTTCCAGGAAAAAAGAG GTTATTTGTCATGAGATAATTGATGTTGACGTAGAAGAAGACCGTGGTGATGTAATGATAATAGATCCTCATGTTGATGTCCACGGGAAGGGCAAG GAGGCTTTGCCCGCTTTTTCAATTGGTCTAGGTGGTTTAGCAGCGGATGGATTGGCAAGCGACATCAAATCAACCAATGGTGCTTTACAATCACCTGATTCAATGATTATAGATGATTCCAGTTCTAATAATTTCTTTGGAGAGGAAGAGTGGCTAGAGAATTATTGTGATGACCTATTGTTTGATGAACATTCAATGTTAGAATCTTATTTTGATCACATGGATATACCTCCTGGTATTGAGGCACCATTTCCCTGGTTACCAAGTTCTCCCAGAAATAAAAATAAGGTGACATCTACAGGCACTTCAACTAATTCAAGTTTGCAACTAAAGTCAGATGTTGCCATTGTTCCTTCTAGCTTAAATTCACCTCTATCGTCATGGCCATCACCATCACGGAGCAAGTCAACTAGGCAACCTAAAAAGTTGAAACTACCATACAAATCGCTGGAACCTGGTGCAGTTCCAAAGAAATCGACTGTTTCAATTAGTACATCCTTTCTGGGTTCACAATCCTCCATCAGTTCTTTGGCTCTTAAGCGCGGGAAGGAACCTTTGCGTTCTTTTGGAAAGAGTAAAAGGAAGACTCGTGCATCCCAGGTTATCTATTCTGGTCCACTAGGCCAGTTATCTTCTGGTGCGAGTTATCCACCTGTCATTGTCAATCATGCCAGTAGCTCTCTGAACTTGAAAATGCCATCAAGTTCACCTGGAATGGAAACTTATATGCCTCCGTGGCAGGATTTGCGCCTGAATATGTTAGGACCTTCTATTGGTCCTTCAGGGTTTCTGACTGAATTTGTCACCTGGCCACAAGATTCCAccaattttaaaaatggtgaaTCTCCCATGGTAATACAGACAACAAATGTAGAACTAAGAAATATTGACGAAGTTTTGCAAAATTTTGaaggttttaaaaaatttgacacCGTTGAAGATTATTCGGATCACTTCTACTCCAAAAATGCTTCATCCGGCAAACAG CCACCAAAGAATTGGGCTAAGAGAATACAGGAAGAATGGAAGATTCTGGAAAAAGATTTACCCG ACACTATATTTGTAAGGGTTTACGAAGCCAGGATGGATCTTTTGCGGGCTGTGATTGTAGGAGCAGAGGGAACGCCATACCATgatggtctctttttctttgatGTCTTCTTTCCGAGCAGTTATCCTAATGTTCCACct CTTGTCCATTATCATTCAGGCGGTCTACGAATCAACCCAAATTTATATAATTGTGGAAAAGTATGTCTCAGCCTTCTTAATACATGGAGTGGTAACCACAAAGAGAAGTGGATCCTTGGTGTTTCAACCATGTTACAAGTTTTGGTCTCCATACAAGGGCTGATTTTGAATGCCAAGCCCTACTTTAACGAGCCTGGATATGCAAACACGAGTGGCTCCCCAACTGGAGAAAAACGATCATTGGAATACAACGAGAGTACATTTATTTACTCCCTCCAAACGATGGTGTACAGCATGAAAAGGCCGCCAAAC CATTTTGAGGACTTTGTAATTGGGCATTATTGCAAATATGCTCGTGATATTATGGTATCATGTAAAGCATACTTGGATGGAGCTCAAGTAGGTTGTCTCGTTAAAGGGGGTGTTCAAGATGTAGATGAAGGCGACAAGAGCTGCTCACAGCATTTCAAGAACAGTTTGGCTGGGTTCATCCCTACTCTGGTAAATACATTTTCACAAATTGGAGCTCAAGATTGTCAGGAGTTCCTTTCTTTGTCTCAAAAGGCTACCGGACCAGCAACTGCTACTCGTAGGCCCTTACAACTTATGCCATTAG aTGATTTCGTCAATTTATATAAATGTTCAATTAGTGCACACGCTAAGAGTGGGTGT ATAATCTTCCTTCACTTGATTTCTAGTTCTATGCTTGCGGTAGCCATGAATCCGTCAATCAATATGCCTTTTTCTTCGTGCTTTTACAAGTCCTTGTGTTTTTTTCTTATTGGTAACCTCTTTGTATCGTCTGTTGTTTCTTCTCCTCCATACACTGATCACTGTTCTTCTATAGTTCCTGAATCTAGACCCACCCAGCAGACTTACCGAATCCGTTTACCTCAATTTCGCACAACGTATTACACCGGTGGAGAAAGACTTATTGGTGAGAAACCACTCAACAAATCATATGACTATGTGGGAAAATTACTTTCCATCAAACTCACATCAGATTCATACGAGACCATCGCCAAGAATGTTTATACGGTTCGTGGTCAACTGGTTATCCAGTCCCCGTACCGGTATTACAATCGGTATATAAGTAATTTCAGCAATGATGGATCTTATTACCACAGGAGGAGACGCTATAGATCAAACGTGATCACGTTTTTCTTGAATGGTTTCTGGTCAGAATCTTCAAGAAAGCTTTGTATGGTTGGGTCAGCTTCTTGGAAGTCTATCAATCTTGATGCTGTTTTGAAGCTGAGTTACAATTCTTTGAATCCAAGTATGCTTACTAGTGTGATTAGTGGAAGTTTGGAAAGCACAAGGTCCGTTAAGGACTCCGGGTACTTTGAGCCAATTTCAATGTTTGATTTTCCTTATGTTCCCGACTATATTTTCTCTTTGGTTTCGAAAGAACTCGAAGGTGGGTATTCGGGTGGTTTTGAAGGTCCAAAAGACCAGTCTCTTGATTTGGATTCGAGCAGGTTTTGCTCTTCTCTATTACAGGGTTTTTTTACTTTCGAGTTGGAGCTTGGAAGAGAGTGCGACAATGCTCAAACTTGTTCTGCACGCGGTGTGGTTGACGGATTCTCGCCTCAACTGGTATCCTTAAATCCAATCCAGTGTTCTGAGGAAAAACGAGTGATTCGGTATGTGGTAAGATTTCAGAATGTCAGCTATACTgcatttaatgaaaattttgatcttaatGCCACGTTAATCGGTGAGGGAGGATGGGATGATAAGAAAAACCAGCTGTTGATTGTTGCTTGTCGAATCTTGGATCCAGTTAACCATTTTGGGAATGGTATAGGAGATTGTTCGTTAAGGTTGAGTTTCAGATATCCTTCAATCCTAACCATCAGAAATCATGCCAAAATTGCTGGCAAAATTTGGACAAACAAAACTATTTATGATGCAGGATACTTCAGAAACATTAATCTCACAAGCATTGATGGAGGGTATGTTGCTGTGTCATTTTCGGGGTTGAGATATGAATACACGGAATTGGATAAAGCAAAGAGATTATGCCGAGTGGAGAAGGTTGAAAAGAAGAAGGGGAATATATATCCAGATGCACGGTCTTACAACATGAGGTTCGACATGTCTGTGGAAAATTCGAATGGGAAAAAGTTTGCTTGGGGCTATACAGTACCTCTATCCATTGGAAATGAGGTCTACCAAGGAGACATGGGGATAGCACTGGCACCAGAATCAGCACTAGTCGCAGATGCTGTACTGGAACCTATTTCCGAACCCCAGAAAAGTAGATCCGGCCCCTTGAATATGAGCTTCATAGTATCCATCACCCCTTTTTATTCCGAATATAATAACTCACGGAGTCAAAGTCAAATCCAGATCACTGCCGAAGGAGCGTATGATTCAGAAACCGGATGGCTCTGTATGGTAGGCTGCAGAAAATTTCCATCTAATGTCAAAAAATCTGATGACAACTCCATAGACTGTGAGATAGTTGTGAACTTCCAGTTTGCTCCAATCAATAATAAAAACGGCGGTGTTATCAGTGGAATCATCAGAAGCACACGAACAAAAACAGATCCTCTTTATTTTGAGGATATGACAATGTCATCTGCTGCATTTTACAGCACTGTGGCTGAACGCTCGATTTGGAGAATGGACTTGGAGATCACCATGGTCTTGATATCCAACACGTTCCTGTGCATCCTTGTGGGGCTACAACTCTTCCACGTGAGAAGAAATCCTGAGGTCGTCTCCAGCATTTCACTTGTCATGCTTCTGATACTTTCTCTAGGATACATGATCCCGCTTGTCCTGAATTTCGAAGCCCTTTTCTTTCAAAACTATAACAAGCAACCATTCATGCTTAGCAGCAAGGGATGGCTTGAAGCTAATGAAGTAACCCTGAGAGTAGTAATAATGGTGGCATTTTTGTTGCAAATACGCCTACTCCAACTGGTTTGGACTGCCAAAACAAGTGAAGGAAATGAAAAGGGCTTGTGGGGTGCGGAGAAAAAGGCGGTTTTTGTTTCGGTGCTGATGTATTTTTTTGGCGGATTACTCACTCTGCTGCTGAACTGGATAAAGAGCAAGAATCAAGAGATGCATTTTTATGTTGAATATGATCAAGTGTACTATTCTATTTGGGGGTACTTGAGATCTTATGCTGGTTTGATTCTTGATGGGTTTCTTCTCCCACAAATCTTGCTCAGTACTTTCTCTGGTTCATCTGCAAAAGCTTTGTCTAATCCATTCTACATCGGCACCAGTGCGGTCCGGTTGGTGCCTCATGCTTATGATCAATACAGGGCTCACAATTTTCCACGAACCATCGTTAATGGAACATACTATTATGCGAATCCCTCCGCCGATTTTTACTCTACCGCTTGGGATGTGATAATTCCTTGTGGAGTGGTTGCACTGGCTGTGATTGTGTTTCTGCAGCAACGACATGGTGGACGCTGGATTCTTCCGAGGAGATTCAGGGAGTTAGAGCTGTATGAAAAAGTTCCCGTGGTTAACAATGAGCTATGA
- the LOC140968877 gene encoding uncharacterized protein — MEGQSILYETLSPLVATSTAPIPTVDFKSYVVFRNLISLSSAQCASPESSTVDYFSLEVNELEESKESSVLTVPLPRTPAEASTSAPDRTLEGNWFSSKSQFKSPMLRLHREILDFCNFLSPTPEEQGYRNAAVESVFDVIKYIWPNAKAEVFGSFKTGLYLPSSDIDVVILGSDVSSPQTGLYALSRALSQSGIAKKIQVIAKARVPIIKFVEKKSGVAFDIRLGHCLVRLDRTIEW, encoded by the exons ATGGAAGGGCAGAGCATCCTCTATGAAACCCTAAGCCCTCTTGTCGCCACATCCACGGCGCCTATTCCTACGGTAGATTTCAAATCATACGTCGTATTCCGAAACCTGATTTCTCTCTCCTCTGCCCAATGTGCATCTCCAGAATCCTCCACGGTGGATTACTTCTCTCTCGAGGTTAACGAATTGGAGGAATCTAAAGAGAGTTCAGTTTTAACCGTTCCTCTCCCTCGGACGCCTGCGGAAGCTTCCACGTCGGCGCCAGATAGGACTCTCGAAGGCAACTGGTTTAGCTCCAAATCTCAATTCAAAAGCCCCATGCTTCGTCTCCACCGAG AGATACTcgatttttgtaattttctcTCGCCAACACCTGAGGAGCAAGGGTACCGAAATGCTGCTGTAGAATCTGTTTTTGATGTTATAAAATATATCTGGCCTAATGCTAAG GCTGAAGTTTTTGGATCATTTAAAACGGGGCTTTATCTTCCATCTAGTGATATAGAT GTTGTTATCTTGGGTTCAGATGTAAGTAGTCCCCAAACTGGTTTGTATGCTCTTTCCAGGGCTCTATCTCAAAGTGGGATTGCTAAGAAGATACAG GTTATTGCAAAGGCTCGGGTACCAATTATTAAATTTGTGGAGAAGAAAAGTGGTGTAGCATTTGATATAAGGTTAGGCCACTGTTTAGTTAGACTTGATAGGACTATTGAATGGTAA